Genomic DNA from Hordeum vulgare subsp. vulgare chromosome 2H, MorexV3_pseudomolecules_assembly, whole genome shotgun sequence:
CTACGGAGGCGTCGCGGGGCTCTATGACTACGGGCCGCCAGGGTGCGCCGTCAAGGCCAACGTACTCGCCTCCTGGCGCCAGGTTGCGTGCCATGCCTTTTTTTTTTCTACTACCTCGCGAGCTTGTAGAGTCCTAGTTTGGTGAGATTCTTGATCGGGGGCGAGTATTCGTGGAGTTCGAGGGGAATGTGGCCCTTTTTGTCTTTTTCTTGGTTATATGAATTGTGGCGAGAGAGCTTGCAATTGATGCTAATGAAAGCATCTCCAACACCAGCGCTAAACAGGCCATTTTAGCGCGCGCAATAACCGCGCGGGCTATAAGAAGTTGAGCGCGTGGTCGGATTCGCTATCTCGCGTGGTGTATTTGGGGCGCCTGCTTCCGCGCGTGCCACACTCGAGCGCTCGCGCCGCACTCTCTCCTCTCCGCCTCCTACGCCCCgcgcgcgccggcgccggcgaacTGCACCCATGGACGCACGCGCCGGCACCCCGTTCACCCCACTGTACAGCCGCGACGACccctcccctgccgccgccgccgccggaaacCCTAGCGCGGGGAGCGGTGGCCTCgccaccgccggagctccgccgagcatcggcctcgcgcgcagcctcttcttgccgccgcggatgaccaTGGCGACGGGTGGCATTTTGTGTCTTTCATTTGTGTCTTGAACTTTagtttgcattttgaacttggttggatgaacttgtgggcatgatTTTGAACTTGTGGACATGAACTTTTAttcatcaacttgtttgtgtCAAATTTCATATGTTCATTGCATTTTAATGAATGTTTCAAACTCATTTTGTGTCCAAAATGCCATATATGTGAAATGCCCGGCGagtcgcgcgcgctgcattttttgcgcgctgctggagcggggcgcgcgcgctgcattttaacgcggctgttggagccagcgctggcagccgcgctaaaccagccgaagcgcgcgcggcaaacAAGTTTTTTACGCGCgacgcgaagcgcggctgttggagatgctctgatACTGGGTGATCAGTTTTGGTCTCGACTTGCAAACAGTGTGTCTGAGTGTAACTCAGTGACGTGCCCTGTTTGTTTTGTATTTGTATTACTTGTGGTGTCGTGTAGCATGTGCTCGCTGCTCAAATTGGCTACCTTCCAATCGAGAAATGTGGACACTGGACACTTTAGAGCTAAATTTTCCTCCTGTAATGTAAATTGGAGCGATCGTCTCTCTGATTAAATCAGTTTGTTGATCAGCAGCAGACTAGCCTGGTTTCCTCAACTTTGTAAACTTTAGCTTTGCGAATATAGGAGATTAGGAGGAACTGATCACCTTATACTCCAGGATGGGTATGGGCCTACCTGGACCTGGCCTTGGACTCGGCCCTAGTGGCCTCAGGGCCAACTTAAGAGGCCATGGACCGACCCATATCATGAATAGTAGTGGCCTCGTTGGCCTAACGGGTATTTAGGATGAATTGTGTCTAACCATCGGATGCCGCTAGCACTACTAGTTGACATCAGACTGACATGGACTAGTCTCAAATGTGCATCATAGAGCTAGACGGCGTACGGGAGGGCGAGCTGACGGTGAGCCGGATAATGAGTTGGACTTGAATGGGATGGTGAGCAGGAGGCAGCACCACTGGCACGGCAGAGATCGACGAGGGTGACGATTAGGACATAGCTGTCGTGAGATACGAGACCACAAGGTGGGTTGATCCCGCTGATCCAACGGGTTACTTGGTGTCGGCTCTACTGACCCTTTTTTTTTTGAGGCCGACCCATGTGACCCATCGGCCTTGAATTTTTGGGCCGGGTCAACGAACCAGCGTGCCGGCCCGGCCCATTCCCATCTTGGCTTATACTGAACTTGCTGCCTTAAATTGTACTACTTCCAAGCCATACTGTAGGTTTCCAAGGTGACACCTTGACCATCAATTTATATGAAAGTATACCGTGTTCAGTAAAAACTTAAGTATACATTATTAAGCTATATTTCGTGCTATATCTGGTAATATCAACTTAGTCGTGGTGAAACCTAATACTGTTTGACTAGCAGAAATTCTAGAACGATCCACACTGTGACTCAGAGGGACTAGAAAGTTGCAAATGTGGCTAGCTATTTTTCTACCCCCTCTTAGTTACAATTCATAACCAATAATGAAGAAGGAATAGCAACCTAGTTGGGGTTGTGGTCAATGAGTCCACTTGGCGCCGCCGAACCACTCACTGCTGGTCAGTTCATTCTGCCCCACACGGGAATCGATGGGAGGTCTCTTTGGGCCTATGGCGACAAATAAGAAAGAAAATGGGTACACAGAAAGCAAAATGATGGTAGACGTTCATTTGTTAGGTTCCTCAGTATGCAACCCACACTCCTACAACTAGTACACTTGGATTCAACGAACTCGTACACTCATACCACATTTGCACAAATGCTGTGGACACTGGTGATCCAGTTTGACCTGTGGAGGGGTGCCTCTTTCCTTGTACCTTCTTCCTCCGTATTCATCCATTCTCTACATTTCATCCTCCCTTTTTCCTCTGCCCACTTTCCTTGCAGTGTCTCTGTTCTTCATATCTCCACTGCTGGCTGGGCGCCTGCTCGGGGTCTATTGACTGCTGGATTACTGTTATGAAACTTGACAAGGATGACTGCGCTACTAGTTCCTAAGTTGATTTTGTTGACGCCCTGAAAAAAAACCCTATTTCAGTAATAATATTTAGAAACCGCAATATTCATTAATGTTAGTGACAAAAGTCGCGATCCAGTTTTATTGAGATGTGCATTCAAACGTCGCCCCTATGGTAACAAGCAAAGGAAAATCATTCCAGTTCCATGCATGTAAATCTCATTGCATACATAAGGTATCATTCTAGTGATCTTTAGCATAATATTAGTTGATATATTTTCTTATATACATTCTGAGAACACAGTATTTATATTTTATGCATAGATAATCAACTTACCATCTACTTGTGTTTTTCTCCGCCTTAGCATTTCGTGTTGGAGGAAGGGATGCTTGAGGTGGACTGTCCATGTGTGACACCAGAAATTGTCTTGAAGGCCTCTGGCCATGTTGAGAAGTTTACGGACTTGATGGTTAAAGATGAAAAGATGGGCAACTGTTATCGTGCTGATCACTTACTCAAGGACTTCTGTAAGGAGAAGCTCGAGCAAGACACTACATTGTCACCAGAGAAGGTAGAAGAATTAAACCATATTCTTGCTGTCTTGGATGATCTGTCAGCAGAACAATTAGGTGCTAAGATTAAGGAGTATGGGATTGTTGCTCCCGACACAAAGAATCCTTTGTCAGATCCATACCCCTTTAATCTCATGTTTCAGACTTCCATTGGACCATCAGGTTTGAGCGCAGGGTGAGATTAAAAACCGCTATGTTCTCCTTTGTTCGATATAGTTTTAGCTCATCTGCTACATCTGTTTTGCAGGTATATGAGGCCAGAGACAGCACAGGGTATCTTTGTGGACTTCAAAGACTTGTATTACTACAATGGCAACAAGTTACCCTTCGCTGCAGCACAAATTGGCCAGGCTTTCCGCAACGAGGCATGACTCTCTTAACTACTTAAtcttcttttgggatctttttttTCTTATCAATTTTTCTTGGGTTTAGATCCTCTACTCATTGACGTCCTTACATGGGTTTATATTGATTCCTTATTAACATATTTGCCAGGGTTTAATTTGCAATCTACCGTGTGATGTAGAACATATGTAAAAACTCCTTTTGATGGCATCGTTCATGTTTGGTACATAAAACAGTTTATCTGTCAGGTATTCGGATTCTAGGAGCTCTTTTGTTTTTTCCCACTGGTTCAAGCTATCTTCTCCTTTCCACTATCAGCAGAATGTGCTTATTTCTCTTGCTGCTGTTCCTTCAACACCCTGTTCTCTTGTGCCGTCCTGTCTGGGATTATATCTTCCAAAGAAACCTTATGCTCCTATGAGACTGACAATGATTTTTTGGGGCCAAAACTAGCAGTGAGACAGTCAAAGTTAGTTGACCAGATGGAAATGACAAAAGAAGTTGTGTTTTAATGACGGTTACATGAATAATGTAACTCAAACCAGTGGTAAAAATGTTTTTACCAGAGACTTATTATCCAGTTACTGTTGAGATGAACTGGAGTAGTTGTGGTGGAAACCGGTGCAATAGCTCCTAATAACTGTAGGGCATTGCTTAATAACCTCTGTGGTCTAACACGAATTTGTTTTGCTAGATATCTCCCCGTCAAGGCCTTCTAAGAGTCCGTGAATTTACATTGGCGGAGATTGAGCACTTTGTGGACCCAGAGGACAAGTCTCATCCAAAGTTTAGTGATGTTTCTGATCTAGAGTTCCTGATGTTTCCGAGAGAAGATCAACTGACAGGAGGATCCGCCACAAGACTTCAGCTCGGTGAAGCTGTTTCTGAGGTACTATATTTGTATACTTCTAGTATTGTCTAATTCCGCTCTTGTTTTTGCTTTTTTGCTACTCCTAGTACCAAACTCTTAACTAGTTTTGATGTTTGTCTAAGTAACACTTGCTGCAACCGGCAGGGAACTGTGAACAATGAGACCCTTGGCTACTTCATTGGAAGGGTCTATCTCTTCTTGACACAGCTTGGGATTGACAAAGACCGTCTACGATTCCGGCAGCATCTGCCAAATGAAATGGCTCACTATGCTGCTGATTGTTGGGATGCAGAGATCGAATGCTCTTATGGGTGGATCGAGTGTGTTGGAATTGCTGATAGGTCAGCGTATGACTTGCGTGCCCACTCGGTATGTATCATCATTCAGTAGAACTGCGAGTACAATGTTTTCTGCACTATACAACTTCGAAGCTATCCGTCAGTATCAAACTTGAGAGCTGAATATTTCTTGTTGGAAAACCACTTGTTGTACGAAATCGCAACCCTTCGCCATGTTCTTGGTTAATGAGTTACCTCGTGGGCAATTGGAATTATTTTTCCAAACATGTTTTGTTAGCTCAACTACTCCCTCGTTAGAGTTTTTGAAAGTATTCGTCCCTTTTATTAAGAGATAAGTGCATTTTTCATCCACTAACTGTCGCCTCTTTGGTATTCCTTTGTTCTATAGGACTAGACCAAACAATAGTGGGATGCTGATATATTACTGTGTTAAGTGTATTTTGCACATAACTATCCTAATAGAACTAACCCTATTCTACTCTCTACATTGAGCAGGATAAAAGTGGTGTTCCACTCGAAGCTCATGAGAAATTCGCAGAACCCAGAGAAGTGGAGGTGAGGCTTACTTATGATACAAGTTTCTCATTGTACACTGAGTAATTGAATTATTACTACTGAAAATCTTGCAGTTGTGATGCTTTGGCGAGTTTCTCGAATTACCTGCTTTGCTAATGACAAGTTTCTTCTTGGCACATTCAGAAGTTAGTTATAACCCCATCAAAGAAGGAGCTTGGTCTTACTTTCAAAGGGAACCAGAAGGCGGTGCTCGAAGCATTGGAAGTAAGTTTCGTCTCCACATTGACTTGTCATATCTTATTGCTGTTGTGTCGGTCAACACTTAACTTTCTCTGCCAACAGGCCATGGGTGAAACTGAAGCTCTGGGTATGAAAGCAGCTTTAGAGTCTAAAGGGGAGGTTGAGTTTAAGGTCTGTACCCTTGGGAGGGATGTTACCGTAAAGAGGAATATGGTTTCAATTAAcatggagaagaaaaaggaacatCAAAGGAAGTTCACTCCATCTGTCATAGAGCCATCATTTGGCATAGGGAGAATTATTTACTGCTTGTTCGAACATTGCTTCTATCAAAGGACTGGCAGGACAGATGATGAGCAGTTGAATGTTTTTCGTTTCCCCCCTCTTGTTGCTCCAATCAAGTGTACCGTGTTTCCACTGGTCAAGGTTGAGAAATTTGATATTGTCGCCAAGAAAATTTCAAAAGCTTTGACAACAGCAGGGATTTCTCACATTATCGACATCACAGGTATACCACTGAACTTACAGAAAACCATCGTGTTTATTTCTATTCTAGCCATACGAAGCGTTGCAATTTGCATAGCATAACTGGTTCTCCATTTACACCTAAATTTTGCTTTTGATCTTTGTTTCACATTATTGATATTTTCTCCTTCCAGAGATGAGATGGATGAGAACTAGTTCTTGATGTTTTGTCGATTGACTGTAAACTGCTTATGGTCGCGTGTAGGTCCAAAGTTCCACTAGGCATTCTTTGGTAAAATAGGTTAAATATCAAAACATTTAGTTAAAATGTCGATATTTAATCTGCATGAGATATCATCCATTTTTTAAACTTCTGTCCAGTTTCCTGCTTTTGTGAACATCGATATTTGTTGCACTATTTCAGTGGATTATTTTATTggaacctgttttctgttttcttttcaaCATGTTTCGATTGAATGAATCATGGAACAGAATTTGTTCTTCAAAACAGGCTATTATGTATTATGTCAATTTCCATACTAGACTATTTTTGTAGGACTCGAATATCCAGCGAACGTCAGATTTTTAGGCATGTCAAATCAAACATTTTTCATGGCAATTTGTATTCGTCAAGGATGGCAAGTTTAGTTGGCGAGCATGGCAAATTCGCCACAGTTCATTTTTGCCAGGAGGGGAAACAATATCTTGTACATTTGGCAAGTAATTTGTGCCTCGGGTACTACTTGTTACAGGCACTACAATCGGTAAGAGGTATGCAAGGACAGACGAAATCGGCGTCCCCTTGGCGATCACAGTCGACTCAACTACAAGCGTGACTATCCGTGACAGGGACAGCAAGGATCAAATTCGTATTGAGGTCGACGAGGTGGCTTCGGTTGTGAAGGAAGTGACCGATGGGCAGAGCACCTGGGCAGACATCATGTGGAGATACCCAGCACACACCACCTTGGCCACCGATGAGGAAGAAGCTTCAGAAACCTGAAGGGTACAGTCGAAGAGTCTTCCATGGGTTAAATGATATTTGGCTTTTGCAGTTTCGGATGCGTGTCATGTTAACAGAAATGCTAATGGAGCGTTGCCCTGTAATCCTAGTCCCGTTTTCCCTTCACGTATGGTTTTCATCCGTTCCTTGTCGATATGTACTGTATCTACATGTTCATCTCGTGTGATTAAAAGGAAGAGACGTGTGCATATTTTCTTTCGGGTCTGATTGATATTGTTAAGATTTGTCATGTGAGTTATCTTGATCCCACAATATAAGCATTTCTAGATATTCTTTTTTGAGTTAATACCACAATTAGTCAGAGTCATACAAGAACTTCAAACCCCCACTGAAGTGGCCCCTCGACTATATTGTTGTTTCATTTTCATACAAAACAGTCAGAATCACGCTGAGCGGTGTGCTACATTCACAGTGTTAGGCCGCAACCACAATTATGCAGGAAACCCCACTTCCTCTGTCCATAATATAACAACGTTTTTGTGGCTACACTAGTATAAAAAACACTCTTACATTATGAGACGAAGGAAGTACTAAATATTTCCTTGTAGGTCCTCAGCAGCATGGGTGGAatgggaaaattagaaaaatgccCCCTAATCCTATTGCAAAACGCTACTAAACCCAAGGGCTCTTTGTGTCCTCCTCGACATCTCCGAGGTGACCAAGGGGGGCGTCATTGTGGACCTCAACACTAACGATCGAGGTAAGCATGGTGCCTCAGATCGTCAGCATGGTGCCTCAACTTCGGGAGTCCAATGCATGGCCGCATTGGTTAGCCCTTTGTCCGCACCTGCTTAGGTTAGGTTTTGAGCCATCAATGATCATGTCCAGTTCTTGACGACTTGGACCGATATTTAGGTGGTTCTTGTGTGTGCTCGTAGTACTAGTCAGGAAGAACTGCTGGTAGATACTGGCTTGGAGGGTTGAGGCTAGGGTTATGTGATGCTTTGAGGGGATTTTGGGGGAGAAGTGGGCACAGTTAGAAGAGGAGATTTTCGGGGAACAAGAGGGTAGTTTGATGTTTTGATGGGATTTTGCGGGAAAAGTTATGTGCGGATTCTCGGGTACATTTTTGTGTTGTTGTGTATTGTAGATGCAAGTTTAGAGACTAACATTTATTCAGTTGTATGCATATTTGTATTGACTGGATTATGATTTCACGTGTTGCAATATGACAAAAGAATGGATTTTAGCTGTTGTAATACTCCCTTTGTTCCTCTATATTAGGTGAATTTGTTTTTTTAATAAAATTCCAGAATATAAGGTGCATTTTTTCTAAATTCCCATAATTCCCTTGTTAGCCCTCCTAAAAATAGGAAAAGTATCTCTTTTCTCATTGTCTGTATCTCTCCTTATAGCAAAAAAGGAAACTATCTCTTTATTGATTGCATGTATCTCATATTTTTCTGAACTAATTGATTTACTTTTCACTAAGGAACAAATTTGCCAAGGATAATTTAGTCTTAACATGTCTATAATTATGTGCCTTGGTCACCGTGCCGAAAATAATACACCTTACAtaaaagaacggagggagtatgagatAGTGCATTTTAGGTGACATTCAATGCATAATTTAATTTAATGCTCTTGTGGTGCATATGGTGAGTACATTTTCAGTTATGAGATGTGCAGTTCATATCCTAAGTGGATTTTGATTTATATATTTGTTGAAGGCATTGTGATTTCTAATAATTTGTAGCTCATACGTTTGAAAAAGTGTTCAATGCATTTTCATATGTTCATATGTTGTAGTGTTTTACAGTAGATGTTGTAGTACATGTCCATATGTTCAGTGCATTGTGAGTTCAGATGTTCACTAGTTAAATTGGCATTTGTTGTAGTGATTTATAGTACTTGTTGCACTTGGAAGAAATTCTTCTATGAACTAAGAAGTGCATCTTCCAATTCGTGGAGTGACTAATGGAGGAGAAGGTCAATTTTTGAGCACAATGGATTTTTCATAAAACAAGACACAAACATATC
This window encodes:
- the LOC123426589 gene encoding glycine--tRNA ligase, mitochondrial 1-like, whose amino-acid sequence is MLLRLLSSSSRAIATKPHPPQTLAAAAAGATTSTTRKLAAMAGNREAFRVVVANTLERRLFYVPSFKIYGGVAGLYDYGPPGCAVKANVLASWRQHFVLEEGMLEVDCPCVTPEIVLKASGHVEKFTDLMVKDEKMGNCYRADHLLKDFCKEKLEQDTTLSPEKVEELNHILAVLDDLSAEQLGAKIKEYGIVAPDTKNPLSDPYPFNLMFQTSIGPSGLSAGYMRPETAQGIFVDFKDLYYYNGNKLPFAAAQIGQAFRNEISPRQGLLRVREFTLAEIEHFVDPEDKSHPKFSDVSDLEFLMFPREDQLTGGSATRLQLGEAVSEGTVNNETLGYFIGRVYLFLTQLGIDKDRLRFRQHLPNEMAHYAADCWDAEIECSYGWIECVGIADRSAYDLRAHSDKSGVPLEAHEKFAEPREVEKLVITPSKKELGLTFKGNQKAVLEALEAMGETEALGMKAALESKGEVEFKVCTLGRDVTVKRNMVSINMEKKKEHQRKFTPSVIEPSFGIGRIIYCLFEHCFYQRTGRTDDEQLNVFRFPPLVAPIKCTVFPLVKVEKFDIVAKKISKALTTAGISHIIDITGTTIGKRYARTDEIGVPLAITVDSTTSVTIRDRDSKDQIRIEVDEVASVVKEVTDGQSTWADIMWRYPAHTTLATDEEEASET